Proteins encoded within one genomic window of Candidatus Thiodiazotropha endoloripes:
- a CDS encoding methyl-accepting chemotaxis protein has product MTLLNRLSLKLRLSLVIGLATLIFTIVLFSLGQHLYEKKNTDYQMAYLAGLDDLWRAISENERSTMAANFTSLTRNRKLSASLYRFKEEGVKDAVGPTATRLQAMGIADNVMIVAKDGRIGFTSQDGVTQSPEVANQAIASGKSADGFELTADGRLVNLVAFPIYDRSDLVGVGVYEKELDAVAEKIKAANGREIIFMTDAGKVAATTTDIYPDLENQQDDQQSYHEISWQESIQGVGSLPLISSDGKVVGRMVSMEDITENANSQQRLILISYTIAVVMLGLLMLGVMLYMKTALKPLDMGVQHMERIASGDLSQDITCNRNDEFKRLLGAMQRMNHDLSGLVGKVANTSESLVMTIDEVNNSSEKTNLAVTHQKQELDLLATSLSEMTASATHVSENINHLASSATDSMTATEEGNRIVKKSVQSIGTLTEEIRKGSDVIQTLVDESQQIGVVLEVIKSIAEQTNLLALNAAIEAARAGEQGRGFAVVADEVRTLAGRTQDSTKEIEQIISALQAGVNEAVEVMAVSVNHAEESSQQATTIGDTLDSVQQKIELINQLGSQVSAAADQQRATTEEMNQNIQRISKSADETSTQSNNTSSVVRDLKGLSKVLTEEMDRFKVS; this is encoded by the coding sequence ATGACATTGCTAAATCGACTTTCGCTTAAGCTCAGGCTCAGTCTCGTGATAGGCCTGGCGACGCTGATTTTTACCATTGTGCTGTTCTCTTTGGGGCAGCATCTCTACGAAAAGAAAAACACGGACTATCAGATGGCCTACTTGGCTGGCCTCGATGATCTCTGGCGGGCCATCAGTGAAAACGAACGTTCAACCATGGCAGCAAATTTCACTTCACTGACCCGCAATCGAAAACTCAGCGCATCCCTCTATCGTTTTAAAGAGGAGGGTGTTAAAGACGCGGTAGGACCAACCGCAACCCGTTTGCAGGCGATGGGGATTGCTGACAATGTGATGATCGTTGCCAAAGATGGCCGTATCGGATTTACCTCGCAGGATGGTGTTACACAGAGTCCGGAAGTGGCAAATCAGGCTATCGCATCGGGCAAGTCGGCGGATGGCTTTGAGCTGACGGCGGATGGGCGTTTGGTGAATCTGGTGGCGTTTCCGATCTATGACCGCTCTGATCTGGTTGGTGTCGGTGTCTATGAAAAAGAACTCGATGCCGTTGCTGAAAAAATCAAAGCGGCTAATGGCAGAGAGATCATTTTTATGACCGATGCCGGCAAAGTGGCTGCCACGACAACAGATATCTATCCCGATCTGGAGAATCAACAGGATGACCAACAGAGTTATCATGAGATCAGTTGGCAGGAGAGTATCCAGGGCGTTGGCTCACTGCCCTTGATCAGCAGTGATGGCAAGGTGGTCGGCAGAATGGTGTCGATGGAAGATATCACTGAAAATGCCAACTCCCAGCAGAGACTGATCCTCATCAGTTACACCATTGCCGTGGTGATGCTTGGCTTGCTCATGCTCGGGGTGATGCTTTATATGAAGACGGCATTGAAGCCGCTCGATATGGGTGTGCAGCATATGGAGAGAATCGCTTCCGGCGATCTTTCTCAGGATATTACCTGCAATCGCAATGATGAATTCAAACGCTTGCTGGGTGCGATGCAGAGAATGAACCATGACCTGAGCGGATTGGTGGGTAAGGTGGCCAATACCTCCGAGAGTCTGGTTATGACTATAGATGAGGTAAACAACTCATCTGAAAAAACCAATCTTGCGGTGACGCACCAGAAACAGGAACTGGATCTGTTGGCGACATCGTTGAGTGAAATGACTGCCAGCGCAACCCATGTCTCAGAGAATATCAATCATCTGGCAAGCTCCGCGACAGATTCGATGACCGCGACAGAAGAGGGCAATCGGATCGTCAAAAAGTCGGTACAGAGCATCGGTACCTTGACTGAAGAGATCCGTAAGGGCAGCGATGTCATCCAGACTCTGGTTGATGAGAGTCAGCAGATTGGCGTTGTGCTCGAGGTGATCAAGAGTATTGCTGAACAGACCAATCTGTTGGCACTGAATGCGGCGATTGAGGCCGCGCGGGCCGGTGAACAGGGAAGAGGTTTTGCGGTGGTGGCTGATGAGGTGAGAACCCTGGCTGGCAGAACCCAGGATTCGACCAAAGAGATAGAACAGATCATCTCCGCGCTACAGGCGGGGGTCAATGAGGCTGTTGAGGTTATGGCTGTCAGTGTCAACCATGCCGAAGAGTCATCACAACAGGCAACCACCATTGGAGATACCCTGGACTCCGTACAGCAGAAGATTGAACTGATCAATCAACTCGGCTCCCAGGTCTCTGCGGCGGCTGATCAGCAGCGGGCCACTACCGAGGAGATGAACCAGAATATTCAGAGAATCTCCAAAAGTGCCGATGAGACTTCAACCCAATCCAACAACACTAGCAGTGTTGTACGGGACCTGAAGGGGCTCTCCAAAGTCCTGACTGAGGAGATGGATCGGTTTAAGGTCTCTTAG
- the ggt gene encoding gamma-glutamyltransferase, whose translation MRLYKAPLWSLIILFGCYCQLWAAEKPAKAAIASAHPLATQAGHEILRKGGNAFDAAVAVTAVLAVVEPYSSGLGGGGFWLLHRSSDGFQTMLDGRERAPLAAHRDLYLDEQGEVVAQKSIDGALAAGIPGVPAALAHLTENYGKLPLAELLKPAIEIAEKGFAVDDYYRRMASWRLPVLQAHDASAVQFLLQGEVPPVGHLIKQPDLAATLKRLAERGVDGFYRGELAQRLVDGVRSAGGIWTLQDLRDYRVVERRPITGHYQGMRITSAAPPSSGGIAILTILNILQENNYAELSEPQKTHLLVEAMRRAYRDRAEYLGDPDYVQVPVEKLTHPLYGAGLARSIDMQRATPSPKQAERSTAEGQDTTHFSILDREGNRVAATLSINYPFGAGVVVPGTGVLLNDEMDDFSASPGVPNVYGLVGGEANAIEGGKRMLSSMTPTFVEDAHRIAILGTPGGSRIITMVLLGILEMANGRGPEAWVKLPRFHHQYLPDVIQIESDALNDQLISQLTEMGHNFKPLKNRYGNMQAVVWHKSTGQVEAASDPRGVGMAKIE comes from the coding sequence ATGAGATTGTATAAGGCTCCCCTGTGGAGCCTTATTATTTTGTTTGGCTGTTACTGCCAGCTTTGGGCGGCGGAAAAGCCTGCCAAGGCGGCAATCGCTTCCGCCCATCCCCTGGCTACTCAAGCAGGCCATGAAATCCTCAGAAAGGGGGGGAATGCCTTCGATGCCGCGGTGGCGGTGACTGCGGTTCTGGCGGTCGTCGAACCCTACAGTTCCGGATTGGGTGGTGGTGGTTTCTGGTTACTGCATCGGTCCAGCGATGGTTTCCAGACCATGCTGGATGGCCGCGAACGGGCGCCTCTGGCCGCGCATCGGGATCTCTATCTGGATGAGCAGGGTGAGGTGGTTGCGCAGAAATCGATCGATGGTGCCCTTGCTGCCGGCATACCCGGTGTCCCGGCAGCACTGGCCCACTTGACAGAAAACTATGGGAAACTGCCCCTCGCAGAACTGCTGAAGCCAGCCATAGAGATCGCCGAGAAGGGATTTGCCGTTGATGACTACTATCGGCGCATGGCTTCATGGCGCCTGCCGGTGTTGCAGGCCCATGACGCCTCCGCTGTGCAGTTTCTGCTGCAGGGAGAGGTGCCTCCTGTCGGACATCTGATCAAACAGCCCGATCTGGCTGCCACTTTGAAGAGATTGGCGGAGCGGGGAGTTGATGGTTTTTATCGGGGTGAATTGGCACAACGGCTGGTCGATGGCGTCAGATCGGCAGGCGGTATCTGGACGCTGCAGGATCTGCGCGATTATCGGGTTGTGGAGCGGCGGCCAATTACCGGTCACTATCAGGGGATGCGTATTACCAGTGCTGCGCCTCCCTCATCCGGGGGGATCGCAATCCTCACCATTCTCAATATTCTGCAAGAGAATAACTATGCTGAATTGTCCGAGCCGCAGAAGACCCATCTACTGGTTGAGGCGATGCGCCGGGCCTATCGGGACCGGGCGGAATATTTAGGCGACCCGGACTATGTTCAGGTGCCGGTGGAGAAGCTGACGCATCCCCTCTACGGAGCGGGTCTGGCGCGGAGTATCGATATGCAACGGGCGACCCCCAGTCCGAAACAGGCCGAGAGATCCACTGCCGAGGGGCAGGACACCACCCATTTCTCGATCCTTGACCGGGAGGGTAACCGGGTAGCGGCCACGCTGAGTATCAACTACCCATTTGGCGCCGGCGTCGTGGTGCCCGGTACCGGGGTTCTGCTGAATGATGAGATGGATGACTTCTCTGCAAGTCCGGGGGTGCCAAATGTGTATGGTCTGGTAGGCGGGGAGGCAAACGCCATCGAAGGGGGGAAGCGTATGCTCTCCAGCATGACGCCCACTTTTGTCGAGGACGCTCATCGGATTGCGATTCTCGGCACCCCTGGGGGCAGCCGGATCATCACCATGGTGTTGCTCGGAATCCTGGAGATGGCCAATGGCCGTGGGCCGGAGGCATGGGTAAAACTTCCCCGATTCCACCATCAGTACCTGCCTGACGTTATTCAGATCGAATCTGACGCTCTCAATGATCAGCTGATCAGTCAGTTGACCGAAATGGGGCATAATTTCAAACCCTTGAAGAACCGATATGGCAATATGCAGGCCGTTGTCTGGCATAAATCCACAGGTCAGGTTGAGGCGGCCAGCGATCCGAGGGGAGTGGGGATGGCAAAAATTGAATAA
- a CDS encoding STAS domain-containing protein, with product MSISSELSDDEKTVTLKIAGRFDFSTHQDFMQAYKSYPKGEKLFVVDLAETDYLDSSAMGMLLQLREHSAVQENNVMLINGNDAVLEILQIANFGKLFTIQ from the coding sequence ATGTCCATATCCTCTGAACTATCTGATGACGAAAAGACCGTAACACTGAAAATCGCCGGTCGTTTTGACTTTTCAACCCATCAGGATTTCATGCAGGCCTACAAGAGCTATCCCAAGGGTGAGAAGCTGTTTGTCGTGGATCTGGCAGAGACGGATTATCTGGACAGTTCGGCAATGGGTATGTTGCTGCAGTTGAGAGAGCATAGTGCGGTTCAGGAGAACAATGTCATGCTGATCAATGGCAACGACGCTGTGTTGGAAATCCTGCAGATCGCCAACTTCGGTAAGCTGTTCACGATTCAGTAG
- the rsmD gene encoding 16S rRNA (guanine(966)-N(2))-methyltransferase RsmD: MANHSASQVRIIGGEHRGRKLPFAELPGLRPTGDRIRETLFNWLQPWISGARCLDLFAGSGSLGIEAASRGAGQVVMLDTANPVVRQLEENRKQLNLNQVSVIRADALQWLEQSPVPFDVVFLDPPFSADLLGPLCHKLNQGWLADNARIYMEDEVSRPLPVLPEGWQLLKEKRAGEVRYGLACAPLPG, encoded by the coding sequence ATGGCCAATCACTCAGCAAGCCAAGTCCGCATTATCGGCGGTGAGCACAGGGGCAGGAAGCTGCCATTTGCCGAGCTTCCCGGACTCAGGCCCACCGGCGACCGTATCCGGGAAACCCTCTTCAACTGGCTGCAGCCCTGGATAAGCGGCGCACGCTGCCTGGATCTGTTTGCCGGAAGCGGCTCGTTGGGAATCGAGGCGGCCTCCCGAGGTGCCGGTCAGGTGGTGATGCTCGATACCGCCAATCCGGTGGTCCGGCAACTGGAAGAGAACCGCAAGCAGCTGAACCTGAATCAGGTTTCCGTGATCAGGGCAGACGCCCTGCAGTGGCTTGAGCAGTCGCCTGTACCCTTTGATGTGGTATTTCTCGATCCGCCGTTCTCCGCTGATCTGCTTGGGCCCCTCTGTCACAAACTGAACCAGGGCTGGTTGGCGGACAATGCTCGTATCTACATGGAGGATGAGGTATCGAGGCCGCTGCCGGTACTACCCGAGGGGTGGCAGTTGCTGAAAGAGAAGCGCGCCGGAGAGGTGCGCTACGGTTTGGCCTGTGCTCCCCTTCCGGGATGA
- a CDS encoding ParA family protein, translated as MRRIALINQKGGVGKTTLTTNLGHALALAGQRVTVIDLDPQGQLASSYGLFRAPRKGIDQVLLQQQGITDVRQGIRDLLTLIPAGEKLQEIEYLQDGGATRARLLQQGLQGMSADQDFVLFDCPPSAGLLVANAIFAADEALIPLCADHMSLNGLIMMLKTLKKFEPYLSKPLTQWIALNRFFPRRKLSKDIAEKLHNHFPEQLLEIPIREAAAIAECPGVGRTIFEYKPNSQSAKEFKALADLLMNSAPALS; from the coding sequence ATGAGGCGAATTGCACTGATTAATCAGAAAGGTGGCGTGGGTAAAACCACCCTAACCACCAACCTGGGTCATGCCCTGGCGCTGGCTGGACAGCGGGTCACGGTCATCGATCTGGATCCCCAGGGGCAATTGGCTTCAAGCTATGGTCTGTTCCGTGCACCCAGAAAAGGGATTGACCAGGTTCTGTTGCAGCAGCAGGGAATCACTGATGTCAGGCAGGGTATCCGGGATCTGTTGACCCTGATTCCGGCCGGTGAAAAACTGCAGGAGATCGAGTATCTACAGGATGGCGGTGCAACCCGTGCCCGGTTATTGCAACAGGGCTTGCAGGGAATGTCAGCGGACCAGGATTTTGTGTTGTTCGATTGCCCTCCCTCAGCCGGTTTACTGGTAGCGAATGCGATTTTTGCCGCAGACGAGGCTCTGATTCCGCTCTGTGCCGATCATATGTCCCTGAATGGGCTGATTATGATGCTGAAAACCTTGAAGAAGTTCGAACCCTATCTGTCCAAGCCCCTGACTCAGTGGATTGCATTGAACCGATTTTTTCCCCGCAGAAAACTCTCGAAGGATATCGCTGAGAAATTACACAACCACTTTCCGGAGCAACTATTGGAGATTCCAATACGCGAGGCGGCAGCCATTGCGGAGTGCCCTGGGGTGGGGCGTACGATTTTTGAGTACAAACCCAACAGTCAGTCGGCAAAAGAGTTTAAAGCGCTGGCAGATCTGTTGATGAATTCAGCGCCTGCTCTGTCTTGA
- a CDS encoding YfhL family 4Fe-4S dicluster ferredoxin, translating to MALLITDECINCDVCEPECPNGAITQGDEIYEIEADLCTECVGHYETSQCVEVCPVDCIPKDPDHEESYEELYSKYLKITGESE from the coding sequence ATGGCTTTATTGATCACCGATGAATGCATCAATTGTGATGTATGTGAACCCGAATGTCCCAATGGGGCAATCACACAGGGTGATGAAATCTATGAGATTGAAGCAGACCTCTGTACGGAATGTGTTGGGCACTACGAAACCTCCCAGTGTGTGGAAGTCTGCCCGGTTGATTGTATTCCGAAAGATCCGGATCATGAGGAGAGCTACGAAGAGCTCTACAGCAAGTATCTGAAGATTACCGGTGAATCCGAATAG
- a CDS encoding Lpp/OprI family alanine-zipper lipoprotein: MKTTIKTAAMILSLGLFAGCATNSSLEADVANAQAAADAAMKAAKEAQLEAATAQGTADSALRAANAAKDSAEACNERCGRMSEKAMAK; encoded by the coding sequence ATGAAAACTACCATCAAAACTGCCGCAATGATTCTCAGTCTTGGTCTGTTCGCAGGTTGTGCTACCAACAGCAGCCTGGAAGCTGATGTCGCAAACGCTCAGGCCGCTGCCGATGCTGCTATGAAAGCTGCGAAAGAGGCTCAACTTGAAGCTGCTACTGCTCAGGGCACAGCTGACAGTGCTTTAAGAGCTGCGAATGCTGCCAAAGATTCTGCTGAAGCTTGTAATGAGCGCTGTGGACGTATGTCTGAGAAAGCCATGGCTAAATAA
- a CDS encoding rhodanese-like domain-containing protein, translating to MKSVAKSTLISLCLLFTSSAFAVDLPVKTDKSYISPTSVAGATTVDSAKAHELWKARAWFIDPRKPEQYEAGRIPGALNIEYDPGTPNQQLTADTLAAEVPKDEAVVFYCNAEGCDRSSWGAALAVEWGWSKVYYFRDGFPGWTTAGYPVE from the coding sequence ATGAAATCGGTAGCCAAGAGTACCTTAATATCACTTTGTCTTTTATTTACCAGTTCCGCATTCGCAGTCGATCTGCCAGTCAAAACGGATAAGAGTTATATCTCACCAACATCTGTTGCCGGTGCCACCACCGTAGACAGTGCCAAAGCACACGAACTCTGGAAAGCCAGAGCCTGGTTTATCGATCCACGTAAGCCGGAACAGTATGAAGCCGGCCGTATCCCTGGTGCATTGAATATTGAGTATGATCCGGGTACTCCGAATCAACAACTGACTGCAGATACACTGGCTGCGGAAGTCCCCAAGGATGAGGCGGTGGTCTTCTATTGCAACGCAGAGGGTTGTGATCGCTCCAGTTGGGGTGCCGCCTTGGCTGTGGAGTGGGGCTGGAGCAAAGTCTATTACTTCAGAGATGGTTTTCCAGGCTGGACAACGGCAGGTTATCCGGTTGAGTGA
- the ychF gene encoding redox-regulated ATPase YchF, which yields MGFKCGIVGLPNVGKSTLFNALTKATIAAENYPFCTIDPNVGVVPLPDQRLDVIASIVNPQAVIPTSMQFVDIAGLVAGASKGEGLGNKFLANIRETDAIAQVVRCFENDDVVHVAGRVDPAGDVEVINTELALADLESVEKGLDKTARQAKTGDKKVLARKELLESVRDHLNEGKPVRSMGLSEEQLIELRDLFLLTIKPVLYIANVDEEGFADNPHLQTLHDLAAEEGAEVVPVCAAIEAEIVELDEEERGEFLADMGLEEPGLNRVVRAGYQLLGLETYFTAGEKEVRAWTIPAAATAPQAAGVIHTDFERGFIRAEVIAYDDFVACKGEQGAREAGKLRSEGKEYVVSDGDVIHFRFNV from the coding sequence ATGGGTTTCAAATGCGGTATCGTCGGATTGCCGAATGTGGGCAAATCCACTCTTTTCAACGCCTTGACCAAGGCGACGATTGCAGCGGAAAACTACCCCTTCTGTACCATTGACCCCAATGTCGGGGTGGTTCCCCTGCCCGATCAACGGCTGGATGTGATCGCATCGATTGTCAATCCACAGGCGGTTATCCCCACCAGTATGCAGTTTGTCGATATCGCCGGCCTGGTGGCTGGTGCCTCCAAGGGCGAGGGGCTCGGTAACAAGTTTCTCGCCAATATTCGTGAAACCGATGCCATTGCCCAGGTGGTCCGCTGTTTTGAAAATGACGATGTTGTGCATGTGGCGGGCCGGGTCGATCCGGCCGGTGATGTGGAAGTTATCAACACGGAATTGGCCCTGGCCGACCTGGAGTCGGTGGAGAAGGGACTCGATAAAACCGCACGCCAGGCGAAAACCGGAGATAAGAAGGTACTTGCCCGTAAAGAGCTGCTGGAGTCGGTTCGTGACCACCTGAATGAGGGTAAACCGGTACGCAGCATGGGATTGAGTGAAGAGCAGCTGATCGAATTGCGGGATCTGTTTTTGCTGACCATCAAGCCAGTGCTCTACATCGCCAATGTGGATGAGGAGGGATTTGCCGACAATCCCCACCTGCAGACGCTACACGATCTGGCCGCTGAAGAGGGTGCCGAAGTGGTACCGGTTTGCGCCGCCATTGAGGCTGAAATCGTGGAACTGGATGAGGAAGAAAGAGGCGAGTTTCTGGCTGACATGGGCCTGGAAGAGCCGGGTCTGAACCGGGTTGTCCGTGCCGGATACCAGCTGCTGGGTCTGGAGACCTACTTTACCGCCGGTGAGAAAGAGGTGCGGGCCTGGACGATTCCAGCTGCAGCCACCGCACCCCAGGCTGCCGGGGTGATCCATACCGACTTCGAGCGGGGATTCATCCGTGCTGAGGTGATTGCCTATGACGATTTCGTCGCCTGTAAAGGGGAGCAGGGTGCCCGGGAAGCGGGTAAGTTACGCTCAGAAGGGAAGGAGTATGTGGTCAGTGACGGGGATGTGATCCATTTCCGTTTCAATGTCTGA
- the coaD gene encoding pantetheine-phosphate adenylyltransferase, which translates to MIRAVYPGTFDPITNGHSDLVRRASELFDHVILAIAKNPGKNPAFDLDQRLSLAHTVLGGIENVEILAFDTLLVDFVKECGANVILRGLRAVSDFEYEFQLAGMNRRLSPDIETLFLTPAEQFAFISSGLVREIAALGGDVSEFTHPAVQNALSQRYG; encoded by the coding sequence ATGATTAGAGCCGTATACCCCGGAACATTTGATCCAATCACCAATGGCCATAGCGATCTGGTCAGAAGGGCCTCCGAACTCTTCGATCACGTAATTTTGGCGATTGCGAAAAACCCGGGTAAAAATCCTGCGTTTGATCTAGACCAGCGCCTCTCCCTGGCCCATACCGTGCTGGGGGGCATCGAGAATGTCGAGATTCTCGCTTTTGATACGCTGTTGGTGGACTTCGTAAAGGAGTGTGGGGCGAATGTGATTCTGCGCGGCTTGCGCGCGGTTTCCGACTTTGAGTATGAATTTCAGTTGGCAGGTATGAATCGGCGGCTGTCCCCGGACATTGAAACCCTGTTTCTCACGCCCGCTGAACAATTTGCCTTTATATCCTCCGGTTTGGTCAGAGAAATCGCTGCATTGGGCGGTGATGTCTCTGAATTTACCCATCCGGCTGTACAAAATGCATTGAGTCAACGCTATGGCTAG
- a CDS encoding L,D-transpeptidase family protein: MAVTFDLPEAGEDLVGRSFRYTTHYEETFSDIARIYDIGYRQMVAANPEVDPWLPGEGSEIVIPQQYILPPGPREGIVINLAELRLYYYPKDKPVVITYPIGIGREGWSTPTGKTSVIGKKKDPSWTVPESILKEHEEQGDPLPDVVPPGPDNPLGSHAIYLGMSGYLLHGTNKPYGVGMRVSHGCIRLYPENISNFFKEVDTGIPVRIIDKPYKAGWLDGELYVQVHPPLAEYVEERGHNQTDLVNAVISKLIEDKRRPDWKQLQNYADQKTGLPMPLYLLQGDEVADNH, encoded by the coding sequence ATGGCAGTCACTTTTGATCTGCCCGAAGCGGGTGAAGACCTGGTTGGCCGCTCGTTTCGATATACCACACACTATGAGGAGACATTCTCCGACATCGCCCGGATCTACGACATAGGCTACCGGCAGATGGTTGCCGCCAATCCCGAGGTGGATCCCTGGCTGCCTGGAGAAGGCAGTGAGATTGTCATCCCGCAACAGTACATCCTCCCTCCTGGTCCCCGCGAAGGTATCGTAATCAATCTCGCAGAACTGCGTCTCTACTACTACCCCAAGGACAAACCTGTGGTGATCACCTATCCGATCGGCATTGGCAGAGAGGGCTGGAGTACCCCGACCGGCAAGACCTCGGTGATCGGCAAAAAGAAGGATCCCAGTTGGACAGTACCCGAGTCGATACTCAAGGAGCACGAAGAGCAGGGCGATCCGCTACCGGATGTGGTTCCTCCCGGTCCGGATAATCCGCTTGGCAGCCATGCCATCTATCTGGGTATGAGCGGCTATCTTCTGCACGGTACCAACAAACCCTATGGGGTGGGCATGCGGGTCAGTCACGGCTGCATCCGACTCTATCCTGAGAACATCTCAAACTTTTTCAAGGAAGTGGATACCGGTATACCGGTACGCATTATCGACAAACCCTATAAGGCCGGCTGGCTCGATGGGGAGTTGTACGTCCAGGTCCATCCACCGCTGGCTGAGTATGTCGAAGAGCGAGGTCACAATCAGACTGATTTGGTCAATGCGGTGATCAGCAAATTGATAGAGGACAAACGAAGACCCGACTGGAAACAGCTGCAGAACTATGCAGATCAGAAAACCGGTCTACCGATGCCGCTCTACCTTCTGCAGGGAGACGAGGTAGCTGACAACCACTGA
- a CDS encoding M16 family metallopeptidase produces the protein MANNSLRLLLLGVTIGFVGLLQASPKIETWETGNGAKVLYVHAPEIPMVDVRVVFDAGSARDGDKAGITSFTNSLLSEGAGKWDAYQIAQRLEGVGSQLESGSLRDMAWVAVRSLTEPEVLDTSLETLSAILASPSFNQEDIERERQSILAGLLQDEQSPGSVGKKQLYELVYGTHPYASDPSGNRESVESITREEIVKTHQRLYVAKNAVVAIVGAVDEDLAAIIAEEAVGGLPSGQAMPPLPPVPPLDKGVSKQIPFPSTQSHLYLGQPGLKRGDEDYFPLYVGNHILGGSGLVSLLSEEVREKRGLSYSVYSFFIPMRQLGLFQVGLQTKNEQANEALKVVKDTLQRYITEGPSDEELKAAKQNITGGFPLRIASNGKIVEYLAVIGFYDLPLDYLDRFVDRIKAVSKEQIRDSFRRRVDSERLVRVQVGRFTAPVAQVNRAEAAE, from the coding sequence ATGGCCAATAACAGTCTGCGTCTGCTGCTCTTAGGAGTGACAATCGGCTTTGTGGGCCTACTGCAGGCCTCACCCAAAATCGAGACCTGGGAAACCGGCAATGGGGCCAAGGTGTTGTATGTCCATGCACCGGAAATCCCAATGGTCGATGTGCGGGTCGTGTTCGATGCCGGCAGCGCCAGAGATGGGGATAAAGCCGGCATAACCTCCTTCACCAACAGTCTGTTGAGCGAAGGTGCCGGGAAATGGGATGCCTATCAGATCGCGCAACGCCTCGAAGGGGTGGGATCACAACTGGAATCGGGATCTTTAAGGGATATGGCCTGGGTTGCCGTCCGTTCCCTGACCGAGCCTGAGGTGTTGGACACCTCTCTGGAAACCCTCTCGGCAATCCTGGCGAGTCCCAGCTTCAACCAGGAGGATATCGAACGGGAGCGCCAATCCATACTGGCCGGTCTTTTACAGGATGAGCAATCCCCCGGAAGTGTCGGTAAAAAACAACTCTATGAGCTGGTCTACGGCACTCATCCCTACGCTTCGGACCCTTCGGGAAATCGTGAGTCTGTCGAGTCGATCACCCGTGAAGAGATTGTAAAGACCCATCAGCGACTCTACGTGGCAAAAAATGCAGTGGTTGCGATTGTCGGTGCGGTCGATGAGGATCTTGCTGCGATTATCGCCGAAGAGGCTGTTGGCGGCCTGCCGTCGGGGCAAGCAATGCCACCTCTGCCGCCGGTACCGCCACTTGATAAAGGGGTGAGCAAGCAGATCCCCTTTCCATCGACCCAATCCCACCTCTATCTTGGGCAACCCGGCCTTAAACGGGGTGATGAGGACTATTTTCCGCTCTATGTGGGGAACCATATTCTTGGTGGCAGTGGACTGGTTTCACTGTTGAGTGAGGAGGTGCGAGAGAAGCGTGGTTTGAGTTACAGCGTCTACAGTTTCTTTATTCCGATGCGCCAACTGGGCCTCTTTCAGGTTGGTTTGCAGACCAAAAACGAACAGGCGAATGAGGCACTGAAAGTGGTCAAGGATACCCTTCAACGCTACATCACTGAGGGACCGTCTGATGAGGAACTGAAGGCGGCGAAACAGAACATCACCGGTGGGTTTCCGCTGCGGATCGCATCCAACGGCAAGATTGTCGAATATCTTGCTGTAATTGGCTTCTACGATCTGCCCCTCGATTATCTGGATCGGTTTGTCGACAGGATCAAGGCGGTCAGCAAGGAGCAGATCCGTGATTCATTCCGGCGTCGGGTCGATTCAGAACGCCTGGTCAGAGTTCAGGTGGGAAGATTTACCGCGCCTGTGGCTCAGGTTAACCGGGCAGAAGCCGCTGAATAG